GTAAAAAAAATTTCCCTTCTCCCACAATATACCAATTATTTACAAGGATGTATTTGCCTTCTAGTCGTATACTATTCCAATAAAGACGTAGGGGGAGGGGAAAAGAAATTGAAACTTTGGCACGTTGTCATTACGGCCCTGTTTTTTTTGCTGCTCGCAGAAGGGAGCCACCTGGCCGCCAGCACCACCCAACAGAATGAGATATATGCTATCATTAAAGGATCGGTAGAGGACGATTCCTGGTGGCAAGCACGAAACAGGGAAGAAGTAAAGGAAAAGCTGGGAAAGTACTACGCCGAGCCCCTATTATCCGAGGTAAGTGAGCGGGCATGGGATTTTATCGCCCGGCCAACCGATTGGTATTGCCGGGCTGCCGTTACCGATGTTTCCCTTGAGTACCGGACATCAGAAAAGGCAACGGTAAGCACAACCCTGCTGAACACTGACCTCGTCACCGGGCAAATCCAAAAGGGAACAGGATATTTTAGTTTACATAAAACTCCACTAGGCTGGCGCATTGTTTCTGCCGATTACCGCTGGGAGGAAGTAGTCGACGCCCAATAAGTTATCAACCGAAGGACTTGGAGCCCCTAAACGAGAGCGATATAATGGTAATATAATGGCAGTAGGGAGACCATCAAAAAAAAGGGGCGTGGGATTTTTGAAAATCGGCGTTTTTACCGATAGCTACCGTCCATATACCAGCGGTGTGGTACGGTCCATAGATACTTTTACCGCTGAGCTAACCAAACTGGGACATGACGTCTATATCTTTGCCCCCAATTACCCTAATTGCTCCAGGGAAAAGCGGGTTTTTCGTTTTCCTTCCGTCCCGGCCCCAACAAACCGGGATTTTGCCCTGGCGGTACCCTTTTCCTTTCGCCTGAAACCCACCATCAACCAATGGCAACCTGATATAATCCATGTTCATTCACCCTTTTTGCTCGGGCGAGTGGGGGCCCGTTATGCCCATAAGCTGGGCATCCCTTTGGTTTTTACCTTTCATACTCTCTACGATCAATATGTCCACTATGTACCCTTTGCCCAGGGCGTTACCCGGGTACTGACCAGACGCTTTTGTCGGGATTTCTGCAACCGGTGCGATTTAGTGGTTGCGCCCACCGGCATTATTGAGGAACATTTAAAAAAAATGGGGGTGCGTACGAAAATAAAAGTTATACCCACCGGCATCAATCTAGAGGAATTTACACAAGGTGACAAAAACTGGTTACGCCGGGAACATGGAATTAAACCGGAAGAAAAGATCCTGCTTTTTGTGGGACGGCTGGGGCAGGAAAAGAACATTGGTTTTCTTTTATCCGTTTTTGCGGAACTTAGCAGTGGGAACTCCAATCTAAAACTGGTTCTGGTGGGTGGGGGTCCGGAAGAGGTCAATTTAAAAAGACAGGCCGCCCAGCTTGGCATAGGCCAGCAAGTAATATTTACCGGCACGTTAAATAGAACGGAAGTAATTAAATGTTATCAGGGGGCCGATCTTTTTGTTTTTGCCTCCAAAACCGAAACCCAGGGGTTGGTGCTGGCTGAAGCCAAGGCAGCAGGACTTCCGGTGGTAGCCGTTAAAGCTTTTGGTACAAGTGAAATGGTCAGAGACGGAGAAGATGGTTTTCTGACACCGGAAAATAAGGACCTTTTTGTAGCAAAAGTAAAAGAGCTCATTACAGATGACGACCTGCGGCAAAAAATGGCCGTCCGGGCAAAAAACAACGCCCAATTGCTTTCTTCCCGCCAATCAGCTTTAAATCTAGTTGCCGAATACCATGCCCTCAAGGGAAAAAAACACAATCATCTTATGCGCAGCTCGGTCTAAGGTTTCGATCTAGAAAGTTCTAAAGCTCATGTTAAAAAACGTCGAAAGTGCTTATTGCCGGATATATTTATGGAGGGAAGAGGATTGGAAACTTGGTTACCAATGATAGGAGGTTATCTGTTTATTTTCTTTGCCCGGGTAATAGACATGTCCCTGGACGTAATCAGAGTATTGATGCTGATGCGGGACAAACGGTTGCTGGCGGCTGTAATTGGTTTTCTTGAGGTTTCCGTGTTCATACTGGCCCTCAGTCAAGTATTGGCCGGAGGTTTAAACGACCCCGTTAAAGTAATAG
The Desulfofundulus luciae genome window above contains:
- a CDS encoding glycosyltransferase family 4 protein, translating into MKIGVFTDSYRPYTSGVVRSIDTFTAELTKLGHDVYIFAPNYPNCSREKRVFRFPSVPAPTNRDFALAVPFSFRLKPTINQWQPDIIHVHSPFLLGRVGARYAHKLGIPLVFTFHTLYDQYVHYVPFAQGVTRVLTRRFCRDFCNRCDLVVAPTGIIEEHLKKMGVRTKIKVIPTGINLEEFTQGDKNWLRREHGIKPEEKILLFVGRLGQEKNIGFLLSVFAELSSGNSNLKLVLVGGGPEEVNLKRQAAQLGIGQQVIFTGTLNRTEVIKCYQGADLFVFASKTETQGLVLAEAKAAGLPVVAVKAFGTSEMVRDGEDGFLTPENKDLFVAKVKELITDDDLRQKMAVRAKNNAQLLSSRQSALNLVAEYHALKGKKHNHLMRSSV